Within the Gracilinema caldarium DSM 7334 genome, the region GGTTCATCAACCTGATGTAAAACTGGTGCTCATCACGAACGGCACGGGGCTCCTGGATACATCGATAGCAGCATTCCTCGCCCAGGCAGCCCGGGGTGAAATGCCTTATTTTGATGGCCCCTCTGAAGCCCTCGAGATATGGCTCAAGATTGATGCGGGAACCAAATTCTGGTATGAACAAATGAACCGTTCAGCACTACCCTTTGAGGCACTGAACGAAGCAATCGATGCCTTTGCCCGGCGGGCCCCCTTCATCATCCAGACTATGATCTGCAAGGTTGATGGACAGCTCCCGCCCGAGGAAGAGGTTACTGCCTGGGAAGGGCGGATACGACAGTTGGTGGAAGCCTCGCTTATAGAAGCACCACCCCACCCACCCTTGGCAGACGAATCATCTGCACCCACAGGTGGTAAGCACAGAACGGTTGGACCTCAGGCTATCCAGCTCTATGGAAAGGCTCGCCCTGCTCCGGAGGACCCGAAAACGGAACCCGTAGACGAGTCCTACCTTGCGGCTCGGCGGGCTTCCTTACTGAAAGCCCTCGCTCTCCATCATCTTCCGATAAATTTGTTTGTATAGGGTTATCTGGCCGCCTCATATTACTCTTTTTCCTCCCAAAAAGCACATCACGGCAATACTGCAGAAGTAAAAAAATGAGTATCATGATAAAAAAGAAAACTTGACCGATTAAATTGTCTGTACTATGCTAACTAAATCAACTTTGTTATAAGGGGTTTAATATGAAAAAATGTAGTATAGCGATTGCATTCCTTTATGTTCTACTGTTTGTTTCCTGTGCGACCAATAGCACTACTGCTAAGGATGATAGTACGATTGATTCTGTAGCGGTCGTTACCAAGAAAAACTTTGAACTGGATATGTATGCTGATGCCCCACAAAGTGTTCGCGATGCCATAGCCCGTTGTGATAGCCTTATTACACAAGCTAAATATGCATCTGCCCTTCGTGCTCTTTCTATAGATGAAGATCTGGGAAAAGATAAGGACTATATTATCTATAAGTGGACAGAAGTAATTACCAACTGGTTCAGTTTTAGCATGATGCATACTATGTTTGATATCAAGGACTTTAATAGTGAAGAAGAACTGTATGCCTATCGCCGCGACATTTCATATGGCAACAAAGAAATGAGTTTTAATTTAACCGTTGACTATACCGGACCCGAAGGTAAAATTGATGAATACGAAAAAATCTATGGCGAAACTCCAAGAACTAATCTGGCACGGGCTCAGTACTATTTTGACGTCTCGCAACGCTATAAAGATCAATGGTTAAAACCATATGATGAACTACTATCACTTGCATATGAAAATTACCGCAAAGCTATTAGCGCGAACTTTTACAATCTGAGGGCCCTTGAAAATTATGCCCAATCTGCTTTATTAACTAATCATTTTGAGGAAGCTTACAAAGGGTATAAAGATCTTGTAGAATATAGGCCAGAGTTTGGCAACTACTGGTATAATTTCGCCGTATCCAGTATGTAGGGCCTACTGAAAATGTCTAAAAATGATATTTCAAAACTTTTTTACGTTAAAATGGGTTTAATTTAGTATACTAAAACTTTCAAATATGATTTATGAGGTTTAAAACCAAGTAAAAATAAAAAGCGCATAAAAAGATCCCTCAGGATCTTTTCACAGTTGGTCAGCAATACACATACCATGATTGCTGTTTCACTAGTTTCGCGTAATTTTTCATAGATTGTACCAAGACCAAACTTTCGTTTCATATATCCAAAGCCACCTTCAATCGCTTGTCGAATGGCTTCGTCAAGTCTTTGAATCTTTCGTAGCTGTCGTACTATCTTTTTATTCTCTAATGTTTCTTTAATCGGTCTGCCTAAGGGTGGTCCAGACAATCGTATTCCTCGAGCTTCACAATAGGCTCGGTTTGCTCGTGTCCGATATATTTTATCGGCATGCACCGATTCCGGATATCGACCACATCGCCTCTTATATTTTTCTATTTGTGTTGGCAAATCTTCTTGTTCGTTATAGGGTTCCCATTGTAATCGATCTATAAAAATCATCCCGTGTTCGGTCATCGATGCTGATAGTTTTGCTCCGAATTCAAAGGCCGCTTTTGCTTTACCTCGGGCTATTGGTCGTACATGGGGTTGACTGATACTGACGATTTTTCCCGATATCGAATGGGTCTTTCCCTTATACATCTGTACCTGTTGCCGGTAAACCTCATGTATCACGATAAGATCACGTCGCTGTTTTGCACTCAACGTTGTACTGGGAACCTTGTTTTGTAATTCATTGATAGTCCGTAAATTACGTCGTATGTATTGGAGTTGGGTCCGAATCGCTCTGCGTATTTCTTTTTTTGTTCTTCGTCGCCCTCGTATAAAATTGAGATATTTGATACGGGCCTGTTTTCTATAGGTTCGTGGTTTTATGGTGAGCTCACTCGCTTCATATAACGTATCAATTATCTTTTCTGTTTTCCTTCGCGCTTCATCCAATAAAGTGACATCATGGGGATGCCGGATATCCTGGGGGACGCACGTGGCATCTATAATGAGTTGCCCTCGATTTCCATGATCATGGTCATCCTTTTGGTTTTCTTTGTTCTGTTTTTTTTCAGATTCTGCTTCTACCTGTTCTTGATACCGTTTCGCTATCAACTCATTTATCTGTGCTATTGCATCAGGTCCAAGCCGTTTTCGAAAATGAACCATCATGCTTGGATCAAAGGGTTTTTCATCTTTGTAAGATTCATATCCTAAAAAATATTGCAGGTAATGGTTCTCTCGTATTGTTTCTACCGTTTCTTCATCTGTTAATTGTAATTTCTCTTTTATCAATAATGATCCCAAGGCGAGCCGTACGGTCTTGGCTGTTCTTCCAATTCGTTTTGAAAAACATTTTTTATATTCAGCTTCTATCTCTTCCCATGGAATAATTGCGGCTAATCGTACCCATCGATTATCTTCTCGTAAATGTCCTCCGAAGGGTACATAAAAGTCTTCAAACTCAGGTACCTGTTCCTTTTCCTTATACATCGTTACCCCATAGTAAAGTGCACGCTTTTTAAGGCCTTACCCCTTTCTTCCGTGCACTTCTTATTGAGATTATCTCTGTATTTGCTTCTTTTGTAAAGAGTTGTTTGTTTTTCAGGAAGCCCTATGTATCTTGAACAGTATAATGAAGCAATAGACTATTGTAACAAAGCGATACAATACCCTGAAGAGAACAAAATATTTCAGATGGATGCATATATTTTGCTTTCTCATATTTATATAATTATTG harbors:
- a CDS encoding radical SAM protein — its product is MSSSISSVKDHRLDREAGAIIYPVISRRAGGLSVGINLFPDRKTCSFDCPYCEVFPFEMDLKFSLAAMEQGLRNLAEELQTDPPAHPVRDISFSGNGEPTLHPDLIPALTLAARLRRELFQVHQPDVKLVLITNGTGLLDTSIAAFLAQAARGEMPYFDGPSEALEIWLKIDAGTKFWYEQMNRSALPFEALNEAIDAFARRAPFIIQTMICKVDGQLPPEEEVTAWEGRIRQLVEASLIEAPPHPPLADESSAPTGGKHRTVGPQAIQLYGKARPAPEDPKTEPVDESYLAARRASLLKALALHHLPINLFV
- a CDS encoding IS5 family transposase: MYKEKEQVPEFEDFYVPFGGHLREDNRWVRLAAIIPWEEIEAEYKKCFSKRIGRTAKTVRLALGSLLIKEKLQLTDEETVETIRENHYLQYFLGYESYKDEKPFDPSMMVHFRKRLGPDAIAQINELIAKRYQEQVEAESEKKQNKENQKDDHDHGNRGQLIIDATCVPQDIRHPHDVTLLDEARRKTEKIIDTLYEASELTIKPRTYRKQARIKYLNFIRGRRRTKKEIRRAIRTQLQYIRRNLRTINELQNKVPSTTLSAKQRRDLIVIHEVYRQQVQMYKGKTHSISGKIVSISQPHVRPIARGKAKAAFEFGAKLSASMTEHGMIFIDRLQWEPYNEQEDLPTQIEKYKRRCGRYPESVHADKIYRTRANRAYCEARGIRLSGPPLGRPIKETLENKKIVRQLRKIQRLDEAIRQAIEGGFGYMKRKFGLGTIYEKLRETSETAIMVCVLLTNCEKILRDLFMRFLFLLGFKPHKSYLKVLVY